One region of Girardinichthys multiradiatus isolate DD_20200921_A chromosome 1, DD_fGirMul_XY1, whole genome shotgun sequence genomic DNA includes:
- the spo11 gene encoding meiotic recombination protein SPO11 yields the protein MSTLEAQLFSEIDKLRVQLMNNVDFKAESQRSVGEISPDEILTRIEGVILGIVTCLSRDEVPILVLPNRSSRANVSFDSAVGLQMNSERSVTSVRSDCPSSVTKFAQILKILSVIYRLVQSNSYATKRDIYYNNTQLFGSQRTVDSIIDDMSCMLKVPRRSLHVLATSKGLISGDLCYLEEDGTRIDCHSNSAAVSVSPNITGIRNIVSSAKFIMIVEKDATFQRLLDDDFCTKLSPCIIITGKGVPDVNSRLMVRKLWDTLHIPIFALVDADPHGIEIMCIYKYGSVAMSFEAHSLTVPSVMWLGLLPSDLQRLRVPEDSLIPLTKRDESKLSSLLKRPYLTIQPDWCKEMELMQQSKVKAEIQSLSSIAPDFLTNIYLPNKLRYGGWV from the exons ATGAGTACTTTGGAAGCACAGCTGTTTTCTGAAATTGACAAGCTTCGTGTTCAGCTGATGAACAACGTCGACTTTAAGGCAGAGAGCCAACGTTCTGTGGGGGAAATCAGTCC ggATGAAATTTTAACTCGCATTGAAGGTGTAATCCTGGGAATAGTTACCTGTCTGTCCAGAGATGAAGTCCCTATCCTGGTACTGCCCAACAGGTCCAGTCGGGCCAATGTCAG TTTTGACAGTGCTGTCGGACTTCAGATGAATTCAGAGCGCTCTGTCACCTCCGTCAGGAGTGACTGTCCTTCATCTGTTACTAAATTTG CACAAATTCTGAAGATTCTCTCCGTCATCTACAGACTAGTGCAGAGCAACTCCTATGCGACGAAAAG AGACATATATTACAACAACACACAGCTGTTTGGGTCACAGAGAACTGTGGATAGCATAATAGATGACATGTCCTGCATGTTGAAGGTTCCTCGCAGATCACTACATGTG TTGGCCACATCCAAGGGCTTAATCTCTGGTGATCTGTGTTATTTGGAGGAGGATGGAACAAGGATTGACTGCCACTCCAACTCAGCA GCTGTTTCAGTTTCCCCAAACATCACTGGAATTAGAA ATATTGTTTCATCAGCTAAATTTATAATGATAGTAGAAAAGGATGCAACATTCCAAAGGCTGCTGGATGATGACTTCTGCACAAAGCTCTCTCCTTGCATCATAATCACA GGTAAAGGTGTGCCAGATGTGAACAGCAGGCTGATGGTGAGAAAACTGTGGGACACGCTGCACATTCCCATCTTCGCCCTGGTGGATGCTGACCCTCATG GCATTGAGATCATGTGCATCTACAAGTATGGATCAGTG GCAATGTCATTTGAGGCCCACAGTCTGACCGTCCCAAGCGTTATGTGGCTTGGCCTTCTCCCCTCTGACCTGCAGAG GTTGAGGGTTCCTGAAGATTCCCTGATTCCTCTTACCAAGAGAGATGAAAGCAAGCTCAGCAGTTTGCTAAAGAGACCTTACTTAACCATCCAACcagactggtgcaaagag ATGGAACTGATGCAGCAGAGCAAAGTTAAGGCTGAAATACAGTCCCTGTCATCCATAGCCCCTGACTTCCTCACCAATATCTATCTGCCCAATAAGCTTCGATATGGGGGCTGGGTGTGA